Proteins encoded within one genomic window of Streptomyces kaniharaensis:
- the aroQ gene encoding type II 3-dehydroquinate dehydratase has translation MVLNGPNLGRLGSREPDVYGATSYTGLVERCTALGKEFGFEVEVHETNSEQQMVEWLHEAADGQVPVVINPGAFTHYSYAMRDAAAQRTAPLIEVHISNPYARETFRHTSVIAAVASGTIAGFGIGSYELALRALAEQLTTR, from the coding sequence ATGGTGCTCAACGGCCCCAACCTCGGCCGGCTCGGCAGCCGCGAGCCGGACGTCTACGGCGCCACCTCGTACACCGGGCTGGTCGAGCGCTGCACCGCACTCGGCAAGGAGTTCGGCTTCGAGGTCGAGGTCCACGAGACCAACTCCGAGCAGCAGATGGTGGAATGGCTGCACGAGGCGGCCGACGGACAGGTGCCCGTCGTGATCAACCCGGGCGCGTTCACGCACTACTCGTACGCCATGCGCGACGCCGCCGCCCAGCGCACCGCACCGCTGATCGAGGTGCACATCTCCAACCCGTACGCCCGCGAGACCTTCCGGCATACCTCGGTCATCGCCGCCGTCGCCTCCGGCACCATCGCCGGATTCGGGATCGGCTCGTACGAACTGGCCCTGCGCGCCCTGGCCGAACAGCTCACCACACGCTGA
- a CDS encoding shikimate kinase encodes MTVPVVVLVGPPGSGKSTVGRALAARLGVGFRDTDADIEALAGKPIPEIFIDEGEPHFRELEVRAVREAAAAHGGVLALGGGAVMAEATRALLHELPVVFLDVPLADAVRRVGLDAPRPLLVVNPRARWRELMEARRPLYLEVATAVVDTAGRTPEQVADAVLEALELKTPHD; translated from the coding sequence ATGACCGTACCCGTCGTCGTGCTGGTCGGCCCGCCCGGCAGTGGCAAGTCCACCGTCGGGCGGGCCCTGGCCGCGCGCCTGGGCGTCGGCTTCCGGGACACCGACGCCGACATCGAGGCGCTGGCCGGCAAGCCGATCCCGGAGATCTTCATCGACGAGGGCGAACCGCACTTCCGCGAGCTGGAGGTCCGCGCCGTGCGCGAGGCCGCCGCGGCACACGGCGGCGTGCTGGCGCTCGGCGGCGGCGCGGTGATGGCCGAGGCCACCCGGGCGCTGCTGCACGAGCTGCCCGTCGTGTTCCTGGACGTCCCGCTGGCCGACGCGGTCAGGCGGGTCGGCCTGGACGCCCCGCGGCCGCTGCTGGTCGTCAACCCGCGGGCCCGCTGGCGCGAGCTCATGGAAGCCCGCCGCCCCCTCTACCTGGAGGTGGCCACCGCCGTCGTCGACACCGCCGGCCGCACCCCCGAGCAGGTCGCGGACGCCGTACTGGAAGCACTGGAGCTGAAGACCCCCCATGACTGA
- a CDS encoding AAA family ATPase, which yields MTVTQYAGGGQVPPRPAGPPVRPHPGSAPAATPPGPPPFGGRVPPPVPPAAPAPAPAAPIAPSAPMPAGATGHFVLPSGTPVQLPTHPPQRHAPAGPIAVLLIGPAGAGKTTVARHWAERRPSPTAHISLDDVREWVQSGFANPQSGWNNASEAQYRLARRTCGFACRNYLANGISCIIDDAVFPDRPAIGLGGWKRHIGPGMLPVVLLPSLDSVLVRNARRSGNRRLSDEEVARIHGRMAGWYNSGLPIIDNSQLDVAATAAELDRVILARLMGMPVR from the coding sequence GTGACCGTGACGCAGTACGCCGGGGGTGGACAGGTGCCCCCACGTCCCGCCGGGCCGCCGGTCCGGCCGCATCCCGGCAGTGCCCCGGCCGCGACGCCCCCGGGGCCGCCGCCGTTCGGCGGGCGCGTGCCGCCGCCCGTGCCGCCCGCCGCTCCTGCCCCCGCTCCCGCGGCGCCCATCGCCCCCTCCGCCCCGATGCCCGCCGGGGCCACCGGGCACTTCGTGCTGCCCTCCGGCACGCCCGTCCAGCTTCCCACCCACCCGCCGCAGCGGCACGCCCCCGCCGGGCCCATCGCCGTCCTGCTGATCGGCCCGGCCGGCGCCGGCAAGACCACCGTCGCCCGCCACTGGGCCGAGCGACGGCCCAGCCCGACCGCCCACATCAGCCTGGACGACGTCCGCGAGTGGGTGCAGTCCGGCTTCGCCAACCCGCAGTCCGGCTGGAACAACGCCTCCGAGGCCCAGTACCGGCTGGCCCGCCGCACCTGCGGCTTCGCCTGCCGCAACTACCTCGCCAACGGCATCTCCTGCATCATCGACGACGCCGTCTTCCCCGACCGCCCGGCCATCGGCCTCGGCGGCTGGAAGCGGCACATCGGCCCCGGCATGCTGCCCGTCGTGCTGCTGCCCAGCCTCGACTCGGTGCTCGTGCGCAACGCCCGGCGCAGCGGCAACCGGCGGCTCAGCGACGAGGAGGTCGCCCGCATCCACGGCCGGATGGCCGGCTGGTACAACTCCGGGCTGCCGATCATCGACAACTCGCAGCTGGACGTCGCCGCCACCGCCGCCGAGCTGGACCGGGTGATCCTCGCCCGGCTGATGGGGATGCCGGTCCGCTGA
- a CDS encoding shikimate dehydrogenase, with the protein MTSKHRAAVLGSPIAHSLSPDLHRAAFAALGLDGWRYDRFEVDEASLPGFLAGLDEAEWAGLSLTMPLKRAVIPLLDEVSATARSVDAVNTVVFTADGRRTGDNTDVPGLVNALRERGISEVPGAAVLGAGATASSALAALAQICTGEVTVYVRSAERAREMAVLGERLGVVVRTADWERGAEALAQPLTVSTTPVGATDGFAGALPAAPGALFDVLYHPWPTALAAACAERGATVLGGLDLLVHQAVLQNEAFTGRTPGPLAAMREAGEKALAGR; encoded by the coding sequence TCTCGCCGGACCTGCACCGGGCCGCCTTCGCGGCGCTCGGGCTGGACGGCTGGCGCTACGACCGCTTCGAGGTGGACGAGGCGAGCCTGCCGGGCTTCCTCGCCGGGCTGGACGAGGCCGAGTGGGCCGGGCTGTCGCTGACCATGCCGCTGAAGCGGGCGGTCATCCCGCTGCTCGACGAGGTCAGCGCGACGGCGCGCTCGGTGGACGCGGTGAACACGGTCGTGTTCACCGCCGACGGGCGGCGCACCGGGGACAACACCGACGTTCCGGGCCTGGTGAACGCGCTGCGCGAGCGCGGCATCAGCGAGGTGCCGGGCGCGGCCGTGCTGGGCGCCGGAGCCACCGCGTCCTCGGCGCTGGCGGCGCTCGCTCAGATCTGTACCGGCGAGGTGACGGTCTACGTGCGCAGCGCCGAGCGGGCCCGGGAGATGGCCGTGCTCGGCGAGCGGCTGGGTGTCGTCGTCCGGACGGCCGACTGGGAGCGCGGCGCCGAGGCGCTGGCCCAGCCGCTGACCGTCTCCACGACGCCGGTCGGGGCCACCGACGGTTTCGCAGGCGCGCTGCCGGCCGCGCCCGGGGCGTTGTTCGACGTGCTGTACCACCCGTGGCCGACGGCCCTGGCGGCCGCCTGCGCCGAGCGCGGTGCGACCGTCCTGGGCGGGCTGGACCTCCTGGTGCACCAGGCGGTGCTGCAGAACGAGGCGTTCACCGGGCGGACGCCGGGACCGCTGGCCGCCATGCGCGAGGCGGGGGAGAAGGCGCTCGCCGGGCGCTGA
- the aroC gene encoding chorismate synthase, with the protein MGTLRWLTAGESHGPALVATLEGLPAGVPVTTAVVADALARRRLGYGRGARMKFEQDEVTFLGGVRHGLTMGSPVAIMVGNTEWPKWDQVMSADPVDPEVLAGLARNEALTRPRPGHADLAGMQKYSIDEARPILERASARETAARVALGAVARSYLKETCGIEIVSHVVELAAAKAPAGVLPLPSDEARLDEDPVRCLDADASKAMVAEIDQAHKDGDTLGGVVEVLAYGVPVGLGSHVHWDRRLDARLAAALMGIQAIKGVEIGDGFELARVPGSKAHDEIVPTAEGVKRTSGHSGGTEGGLSTGELLRVRAAMKPIATVPRALQTLDVRTGEPAKAHHQRSDVCAVPAAGIVAEAMVALVLADAVNEKFGGDHVAETRRNVQSYLDHLIVR; encoded by the coding sequence TTGGGTACGTTGCGCTGGCTGACGGCGGGGGAGTCGCACGGCCCCGCACTCGTCGCGACGCTGGAAGGCCTGCCCGCCGGTGTACCGGTCACCACCGCCGTGGTGGCCGACGCGCTGGCGCGCCGCCGGCTCGGCTACGGGCGCGGCGCGCGGATGAAGTTCGAGCAGGACGAGGTGACCTTCCTCGGCGGCGTCCGGCACGGGCTGACCATGGGCAGCCCGGTGGCGATCATGGTCGGTAACACCGAGTGGCCGAAGTGGGACCAGGTGATGTCGGCCGACCCGGTCGACCCCGAGGTGCTGGCGGGCCTGGCCCGTAACGAGGCGCTCACCCGGCCCCGTCCCGGCCACGCCGACCTGGCCGGCATGCAGAAGTACTCGATCGACGAGGCCCGCCCGATCCTGGAGCGCGCCAGTGCCCGTGAGACGGCCGCCCGGGTCGCCCTCGGCGCCGTCGCCCGCTCGTACCTGAAGGAGACCTGCGGGATCGAGATCGTCAGCCACGTGGTCGAGCTGGCCGCGGCCAAGGCGCCGGCCGGCGTGCTGCCGCTGCCCTCCGACGAGGCCCGGCTGGACGAGGACCCGGTGCGCTGCCTGGACGCCGACGCGTCCAAGGCGATGGTCGCCGAGATCGACCAGGCCCACAAGGACGGCGACACCCTCGGCGGCGTGGTCGAGGTGCTGGCGTACGGCGTGCCGGTCGGCCTCGGTTCGCACGTGCACTGGGACCGCCGTCTGGACGCCCGCCTGGCCGCCGCGCTGATGGGCATCCAGGCGATCAAGGGCGTCGAGATCGGCGACGGCTTCGAGCTGGCCCGGGTGCCCGGCTCCAAGGCGCACGACGAGATCGTCCCGACGGCCGAGGGCGTCAAGCGCACCTCCGGGCACTCCGGCGGCACGGAGGGCGGCCTGTCCACCGGCGAGCTGCTGCGGGTGCGCGCCGCGATGAAGCCGATCGCGACCGTGCCGCGGGCCCTGCAGACCCTGGACGTGCGCACCGGCGAGCCCGCCAAGGCCCACCACCAGCGCTCGGACGTCTGCGCCGTGCCGGCCGCGGGCATCGTGGCCGAGGCGATGGTCGCCCTGGTGCTGGCCGACGCGGTCAACGAGAAGTTCGGCGGCGACCACGTCGCCGAGACCCGCCGCAACGTGCAGAGCTACCTCGACCACCTGATCGTCCGATGA
- the aroB gene encoding 3-dehydroquinate synthase, with protein sequence MTDIVRIHVGGSAGHDPYDVLIGHQLLGELAPLIGTRARRVAIIHPEALAATADAIRDDLLGEGYEAIALQVPNAEEAKSAEVAAYCWSVLGQTGFTRSDVIVGLGGGATTDLAGFVAATWLRGVRWVSMPTTLLGMVDAAVGGKTGINIAEGKNMVGAFHPPVGVLADLGTLETVPKHDYVSGLAEVIKCGFIADPAILDLIESDPEGARTPAGPHTVELIRRAIQVKADVVSGDLKEAGQREILNYGHTLGHAIERNERYKWRHGAAISIGMVYAAELGRLAGRLDDETADRHRTVLASVGLPLRYPAEAWPKLLDAMKIDKKSRGDLIRFIVLDGLGKTSVLEGPDPSLLVAAYAEVSA encoded by the coding sequence ATGACTGACATCGTCAGGATTCACGTCGGCGGCAGCGCCGGCCACGACCCGTACGACGTGCTGATCGGCCACCAGCTGCTCGGCGAGCTGGCGCCGCTGATCGGCACCCGCGCCAGGCGGGTCGCGATCATCCACCCCGAGGCGCTGGCGGCCACCGCCGACGCCATCCGCGACGACCTGCTCGGCGAGGGCTACGAGGCGATCGCGCTCCAGGTGCCCAACGCCGAGGAGGCGAAGAGCGCCGAGGTCGCCGCGTACTGCTGGTCGGTGCTCGGGCAGACCGGCTTCACCCGCAGCGACGTCATCGTCGGCCTCGGCGGCGGCGCCACCACCGACCTGGCCGGCTTCGTCGCCGCCACCTGGCTGCGCGGGGTCCGCTGGGTCTCCATGCCCACCACCCTGCTCGGCATGGTCGACGCCGCCGTCGGCGGCAAGACCGGCATCAACATCGCCGAGGGCAAGAACATGGTCGGCGCCTTCCACCCGCCGGTGGGCGTGCTGGCCGACCTCGGCACCCTGGAGACCGTGCCCAAGCACGACTACGTCTCCGGCCTCGCCGAGGTCATCAAGTGCGGCTTCATCGCCGACCCGGCCATCCTCGACCTGATCGAGTCCGACCCGGAGGGCGCCAGGACGCCGGCCGGCCCGCACACCGTCGAGCTGATCCGGCGCGCCATCCAGGTCAAGGCGGACGTCGTCTCCGGGGACCTCAAGGAAGCCGGGCAGCGCGAGATCCTCAACTACGGCCACACCCTCGGCCACGCCATCGAGCGCAACGAGCGCTACAAGTGGCGGCACGGCGCCGCGATCTCCATCGGCATGGTCTACGCCGCCGAACTCGGCCGCCTCGCCGGGCGGTTGGACGACGAGACGGCCGACCGGCACCGTACCGTGCTGGCCTCCGTCGGCCTGCCGCTGCGCTACCCGGCGGAGGCCTGGCCCAAGCTGCTGGACGCGATGAAGATCGACAAGAAGTCGCGCGGTGACCTGATCCGATTCATCGTCCTGGACGGCCTCGGCAAGACCTCCGTCCTGGAGGGCCCCGACCCGTCGCTGCTGGTCGCCGCCTACGCGGAGGTTTCCGCGTGA